In Halobacillus amylolyticus, the following proteins share a genomic window:
- a CDS encoding holin, with protein sequence MQQVLLFATVISPFVFGVIEVVKKAFRIPKNYIPLISMGIGLLAGVAAFPFTDMEIMLRAWAGVGAGLSGTGLFEIVNKREGFSKQENSEE encoded by the coding sequence ATGCAGCAGGTTCTTCTGTTTGCTACCGTCATTAGTCCATTTGTATTTGGGGTTATAGAAGTCGTAAAAAAGGCATTTCGGATCCCTAAAAATTATATTCCACTAATAAGCATGGGAATTGGATTATTGGCAGGTGTTGCCGCGTTCCCATTCACGGATATGGAAATTATGCTTAGAGCGTGGGCCGGTGTTGGAGCCGGATTGTCTGGAACTGGCTTGTTTGAAATCGTAAATAAACGAGAAGGTTTTTCAAAGCAAGAAAATAGCGAGGAGTAA
- a CDS encoding IS1182 family transposase: MFKQYNMNQVILPLDLEMKLQENDIAYAVHDLVEQIPNEAFAAFLRKTGCPAYHPRMMMKIIVCAYTQSVFSGRKIEALLQDSVRMMWLAQGYEPSYRTINRFRVHPDVQALLRECFVQFRCQLVQEELIDDEAIFIDGTKIEANANKFTFVWRKAVENYNANLIEKSNRMYDELVEKEIIPEIVRENPEELSVKELTDIAERLEEKVEEWSQKIEESEEVSERKQLRSERKEPKQSHKQFQDFAARKQKYESDTEIFGERNSYSKTDHDATFMRMKDDYMKNGQLKAGYNIQVATEGQYALAYDVFPNPTDTRTFLPFLDHIEQHFFELPDHLVADSGYGSEENYEEVQENRKRTPLITYNTYRKEKKKSFKKKAFHSANWEYSEEDDAFICPNGKQLTFRYFSHKTDRYGFVRKFKVYECEDCSGCPLRSQCTKAKEGNNRKIYYNEKWEEQKHMVRELLSEEKMGELYGKRKVDVEPFFGFLKANLRFTRMSVRGQESVKNELGFAFMAVNLRKYTAQRQQSKANNFPHSIKKGSDHQKPMIGTFFIISG, encoded by the coding sequence ATGTTTAAACAGTATAACATGAATCAAGTGATTTTGCCCCTGGATTTAGAAATGAAACTCCAAGAAAATGATATCGCCTATGCCGTCCACGATCTAGTCGAACAGATTCCAAACGAAGCCTTCGCTGCTTTCTTACGGAAGACGGGCTGTCCGGCTTACCATCCCCGAATGATGATGAAAATCATTGTATGCGCCTACACGCAATCGGTTTTCTCCGGAAGGAAAATCGAAGCGCTTCTCCAAGATAGTGTCCGCATGATGTGGTTAGCTCAAGGTTATGAACCGAGCTATCGAACCATTAATCGATTCCGTGTCCACCCCGACGTGCAAGCCCTCCTCCGTGAGTGCTTTGTCCAGTTCCGTTGCCAACTTGTTCAGGAAGAGTTGATTGATGACGAAGCGATTTTCATCGATGGAACCAAGATTGAAGCCAATGCCAATAAGTTTACATTTGTCTGGCGTAAGGCTGTGGAAAATTACAACGCCAATCTGATCGAAAAGTCCAACCGCATGTATGATGAATTGGTTGAAAAGGAAATCATCCCAGAAATCGTACGGGAAAATCCGGAAGAATTATCGGTCAAAGAGCTTACAGATATAGCTGAAAGGTTGGAAGAAAAGGTCGAAGAATGGAGCCAGAAAATCGAAGAGAGCGAAGAAGTGAGCGAACGGAAACAACTTCGTTCCGAGCGCAAAGAGCCAAAGCAATCCCATAAACAGTTTCAGGATTTTGCGGCGCGCAAGCAGAAATACGAAAGCGACACGGAAATCTTTGGAGAACGAAACAGTTATTCCAAGACCGACCATGACGCCACGTTTATGCGAATGAAAGATGATTATATGAAGAACGGGCAACTGAAAGCCGGTTATAATATACAGGTGGCGACCGAAGGCCAATATGCGCTCGCTTATGATGTTTTTCCGAACCCAACGGATACGCGCACGTTCCTTCCTTTCCTGGATCACATCGAACAACACTTCTTTGAACTACCCGATCATCTTGTCGCCGATAGTGGGTATGGAAGCGAAGAAAATTATGAAGAAGTCCAGGAGAATCGCAAGCGCACGCCATTGATCACGTACAATACGTACCGCAAAGAGAAGAAGAAAAGTTTTAAAAAGAAGGCATTTCATTCAGCCAATTGGGAGTACAGCGAAGAAGATGATGCATTCATTTGTCCGAACGGAAAACAACTGACGTTCCGGTATTTTTCCCACAAGACTGATCGTTATGGCTTTGTCCGGAAGTTTAAGGTGTACGAGTGTGAAGACTGTTCCGGTTGCCCTCTCCGTAGTCAATGTACCAAGGCTAAAGAAGGCAACAATCGCAAGATCTATTACAATGAAAAATGGGAAGAACAAAAACATATGGTCAGAGAACTGCTTTCAGAAGAGAAAATGGGCGAACTTTATGGTAAACGTAAAGTCGATGTAGAACCATTTTTTGGATTTCTGAAGGCTAATTTGCGTTTCACTCGAATGTCCGTAAGGGGTCAGGAGAGTGTGAAGAATGAATTAGGATTTGCCTTCATGGCGGTGAACTTGAGAAAGTACACCGCTCAAAGGCAGCAGAGTAAGGCCAATAACTTTCCTCATTCAATAAAAAAAGGTTCCGATCATCAAAAACCGATGATCGGAACCTTTTTTATTATTTCAGGCTAG
- a CDS encoding L-lactate permease, giving the protein MSTGVLALLSILPIVAVGIFLVGLKWPASKAMPISYIVAVVLALFVWQVPGAVVAAASINGLVVAATLLFIIFGAILLLNTLQESGGIKTIRKGFTDISPDRRIQVIIIAWLFGSFIEGSAGFGTPAAVAVPLLVGLGFPAMAAVVAGMVIQSTPVSFGAVGTPVLVGIQSGLAADASITDNFITLVTMIGGRVAIVHAIVGTLIPLFVVALMTRFFGKNKSFSEGIKVWKFALFAAFSMTIPYVIVANLLGPEFPSMIGGLVGLIIVVSAAKKGFLMPPKGEHWDFEEKSKWDPEWTGSIEIKDISHKSGNMSMVRAWTPYILVGVFLVLTRLEALPFLELVKAWTVSIPNIFGTDISASFQPLYSPGSVFILVSLITFFIHQMDVTPYKRAWSHSAKTMIAASTALVFTVPMVQVFLNSDGGAAGFEGMPIELANGVAALTGDFWPLFSPLVGGVGAFIAGSNTISNMMFSLFQYDVGAQIGVDPSWIVALQAVGGAAGNMICVHNVVAASAVVGLVGKEGDIIRKTLIPFVYYVTMAGALGYSIVWTAEKGLFNVGTVIVSAIGILAIYIIATNRKRNNLVPVEKPFKSVK; this is encoded by the coding sequence ATGAGTACAGGTGTATTAGCTTTATTATCCATATTGCCGATAGTAGCTGTAGGGATTTTTCTCGTAGGCCTTAAGTGGCCAGCTAGCAAGGCCATGCCTATTTCCTACATTGTTGCCGTTGTATTAGCCTTATTTGTATGGCAAGTACCAGGTGCTGTAGTTGCTGCAGCATCAATTAACGGATTAGTCGTAGCAGCCACACTCCTATTTATTATTTTCGGTGCCATTCTATTATTAAATACATTGCAAGAGAGCGGTGGGATTAAGACAATTCGTAAAGGCTTTACTGATATTTCTCCTGATAGACGAATTCAGGTGATTATTATTGCATGGCTATTCGGATCCTTTATAGAAGGGTCAGCTGGTTTCGGTACACCTGCTGCTGTGGCTGTTCCTTTGCTTGTCGGCTTAGGTTTTCCGGCGATGGCTGCCGTAGTAGCGGGGATGGTTATTCAGAGTACACCCGTTTCATTTGGGGCAGTGGGAACTCCAGTACTCGTTGGCATTCAGTCAGGTCTGGCGGCAGATGCAAGTATAACAGACAATTTTATTACACTTGTAACAATGATAGGCGGAAGGGTAGCTATTGTTCATGCCATTGTTGGAACACTGATCCCACTATTTGTTGTCGCGTTAATGACAAGGTTTTTTGGTAAAAATAAATCATTCAGTGAAGGTATAAAAGTATGGAAATTCGCTCTATTTGCGGCCTTTTCCATGACCATTCCTTATGTTATCGTTGCAAATTTATTAGGCCCAGAATTTCCATCTATGATCGGTGGGTTAGTAGGGTTGATCATTGTGGTTTCAGCGGCTAAAAAAGGCTTTTTAATGCCTCCCAAAGGGGAACATTGGGATTTTGAAGAAAAGTCAAAATGGGACCCTGAGTGGACAGGAAGCATAGAAATAAAGGATATCTCTCATAAAAGTGGGAATATGTCGATGGTTCGAGCATGGACCCCATACATCTTGGTTGGAGTGTTTTTAGTTTTAACTAGATTGGAAGCGCTGCCATTTCTTGAATTGGTTAAAGCATGGACAGTTTCCATTCCGAACATTTTTGGAACAGATATTTCAGCTAGTTTTCAACCGCTTTATTCACCTGGATCAGTTTTTATTCTCGTTTCGCTTATAACATTTTTTATTCATCAAATGGATGTTACTCCATATAAACGTGCATGGTCGCATTCTGCCAAAACAATGATTGCCGCTTCAACAGCACTGGTCTTCACCGTTCCAATGGTTCAAGTATTTCTTAATTCAGATGGGGGAGCTGCGGGGTTTGAAGGTATGCCTATTGAATTGGCAAATGGTGTTGCAGCGTTAACAGGGGATTTCTGGCCGCTATTTTCTCCATTAGTTGGCGGAGTAGGAGCATTTATAGCTGGAAGTAATACCATTAGTAACATGATGTTTTCATTGTTCCAGTACGATGTGGGAGCACAAATTGGTGTGGATCCGTCTTGGATTGTTGCTTTACAAGCAGTTGGCGGGGCTGCGGGAAATATGATTTGTGTTCATAATGTCGTAGCTGCATCTGCTGTGGTAGGTTTAGTTGGAAAAGAAGGAGATATCATCAGAAAAACTCTTATACCATTTGTTTATTATGTAACGATGGCGGGGGCCCTCGGTTATTCTATTGTATGGACAGCTGAAAAAGGGTTGTTTAATGTTGGGACGGTCATTGTGTCGGCCATAGGCATCCTTGCAATTTATATCATTGCTACAAATCGCAAGCGAAATAATTTAGTACCTGTTGAAAAGCCATTCAAGTCTGTAAAGTAA
- a CDS encoding fumarylacetoacetate hydrolase family protein: MKFARFNYNHSEYYGVVTEKGIKAVKGNIFAEWEFTEDTFSSDEIELLAPVLPSKVIGIGANYVGRKEDLPESVPDLPVFFFKPDSSVIGPGKEVVIPHSIDEIKFESELAVVIGKEARNLSKEEVLDHVFGYTVGNDITAPQFFHDDGHWTVGKSFDTFTPLGPVIETELDPLNINVKADINGIEKQNSPTEHMIVPLKEMIAYLSTVMTLNPGDVILTGSPQGAHFIKDGDVMECKIDEIGTLKNTPVRAQSLINS, encoded by the coding sequence ATGAAATTTGCAAGATTTAATTATAATCATTCAGAATATTATGGGGTTGTCACGGAGAAAGGGATAAAGGCTGTCAAAGGAAATATTTTTGCTGAATGGGAGTTTACGGAAGATACTTTTTCATCGGATGAGATTGAACTTTTAGCGCCCGTCCTCCCAAGTAAAGTCATTGGAATTGGAGCCAACTACGTGGGGCGTAAGGAGGATCTTCCTGAATCAGTACCAGATCTTCCCGTATTCTTTTTCAAGCCTGATTCTTCCGTTATAGGTCCGGGAAAGGAAGTGGTCATACCCCATTCAATCGATGAAATAAAGTTTGAATCTGAGTTAGCTGTTGTGATTGGTAAGGAAGCAAGGAATCTTTCTAAAGAGGAGGTTCTTGATCATGTTTTCGGATATACAGTAGGAAATGATATAACAGCCCCGCAATTTTTTCATGATGATGGCCATTGGACAGTAGGAAAGTCCTTTGATACATTTACACCGCTTGGCCCAGTAATCGAAACGGAACTTGATCCTTTGAATATTAATGTGAAAGCTGACATCAATGGAATAGAAAAACAAAACAGCCCTACGGAACATATGATTGTGCCATTGAAGGAAATGATTGCTTATTTGTCTACTGTAATGACTTTGAACCCTGGAGATGTCATTTTAACGGGTAGTCCACAAGGCGCCCATTTTATCAAAGACGGGGATGTTATGGAATGTAAGATTGATGAAATCGGTACTCTAAAGAATACACCGGTCAGAGCACAATCTCTAATAAATTCCTAA
- a CDS encoding FAD-linked oxidase C-terminal domain-containing protein: MFLLNKKKKTSGDKHIDQLANIVGPNEILYKKEDLLSYDCDGFVIEKALPKAVVFPKNTEEVASLVKYCSANQLPFLARGAGTGLSGGAIPLNEEVIISLVKMKKLISVDYENRQAVVQPGFVNLKLTNSISDKGYYYAPDPSSQYVCTIGGNVAENAGGAHCLKYGVTTNHILGLEVVLPNGEIIEISENGVPDSPGYDLLGLLTGSEGTLGIVTKITVRILKNPQGKQTVLAYFDDIEDGSHAVSDIVSAGIVPAALEMMDKVAIEGVEAGSFPVGHPKDIEALLLIEVDGISAGIEEQIDEILKVCHKRNVREVKVAQSEEERGAWWANRKTGFGAMGAISPDYLVQDGVIPRSTLPKVLSNISEISQEYGLRIANIFHAGDGNLHPLILFDARVPGETEKALKAGTACLKACADVGGSITGEHGVGIEKKEEMRFIFSDEELDAQTQIREVFNPENLLNQGKLFPTPSRCMDVKKIVKDTVAH; this comes from the coding sequence TTGTTCTTATTAAATAAAAAAAAGAAGACCAGTGGTGATAAGCATATTGATCAGCTGGCAAACATTGTAGGGCCAAACGAAATTCTCTATAAAAAAGAAGATCTTTTATCCTATGACTGTGATGGATTTGTGATTGAAAAGGCTCTCCCAAAAGCAGTTGTCTTTCCAAAAAATACAGAAGAAGTTGCCTCTTTAGTTAAATACTGTTCCGCAAATCAGCTCCCGTTCCTGGCAAGAGGTGCCGGCACTGGTTTAAGTGGAGGAGCCATACCCCTGAATGAAGAAGTGATTATCAGTTTGGTAAAGATGAAAAAACTGATCAGTGTAGATTATGAGAACAGGCAGGCGGTTGTTCAGCCAGGGTTTGTGAATTTAAAATTGACAAACTCAATTTCTGACAAGGGTTACTATTATGCACCGGATCCATCAAGTCAATATGTGTGCACAATCGGTGGGAATGTTGCCGAAAATGCTGGAGGAGCTCATTGCTTGAAATATGGTGTAACCACCAACCACATATTAGGACTTGAAGTAGTGCTTCCAAATGGTGAAATCATTGAGATTAGCGAAAATGGGGTCCCTGACAGTCCGGGTTATGACTTACTTGGGCTGCTAACGGGCTCGGAAGGAACACTTGGAATTGTTACAAAGATCACGGTGCGCATTTTAAAAAACCCACAGGGGAAGCAAACCGTACTCGCCTATTTTGACGATATTGAGGACGGAAGTCACGCTGTATCAGATATTGTTTCAGCAGGTATCGTTCCCGCTGCACTTGAGATGATGGACAAAGTCGCGATTGAAGGCGTAGAAGCTGGTTCCTTTCCGGTAGGCCATCCCAAGGATATCGAAGCATTATTACTCATTGAGGTTGATGGAATTAGTGCTGGTATAGAGGAGCAAATCGATGAAATATTGAAGGTTTGTCACAAAAGGAACGTAAGAGAAGTAAAGGTAGCTCAAAGTGAGGAGGAAAGAGGTGCCTGGTGGGCTAATCGAAAAACAGGTTTTGGGGCGATGGGGGCCATATCACCAGATTACCTAGTACAGGATGGGGTGATCCCTAGGAGTACATTACCTAAAGTGTTAAGCAATATTTCGGAAATCAGTCAAGAGTACGGGTTAAGAATTGCTAACATTTTTCATGCCGGGGATGGAAATCTTCACCCTTTAATATTATTTGATGCAAGGGTTCCAGGTGAAACTGAGAAAGCCTTGAAAGCCGGCACTGCTTGTTTGAAAGCCTGTGCTGATGTTGGTGGCTCTATTACGGGAGAACATGGTGTAGGCATCGAGAAGAAAGAAGAAATGCGATTTATTTTCTCCGATGAAGAATTAGATGCACAAACCCAAATTAGGGAAGTATTTAATCCGGAAAATCTACTAAATCAAGGAAAGCTGTTCCCTACACCAAGCCGTTGTATGGATGTGAAAAAAATTGTGAAAGACACGGTGGCCCATTAG
- a CDS encoding (Fe-S)-binding protein gives MLVEKVKNNEPACSTISLSNYFPEDHPDENKWADCVHCGMCLESCPTYLETGQEQHSPRGRVHLIKSVAEGKIGLNEQFMDPVFQCLDCRACTTACPADVDVGGLIEEARGQVRQAMPLTGVKGVVSKFFLQGLFPHKNRLHTISGLLKFYQTSGLQKAVRKTGAIRVMPSHLAEMESIMPKVKKSVQNRYKDVEVIPAKGEAKSRVAMLTGCIMDVMFSDINQATINVLTHNGSEVALPKKQTCCGALHVHAGDRDTGKKLAKQNIEAFGDADKVVVNAAGCGCALKEYPELFKDEPEWKEKAEAFSAKVEDISKYLYDSGYEKPRSALNKKITYHDACHLAHGQGVRHEPRQLINDIPGVEYIEQPNADTCCGSAGIYNITNPGMAGAVLERKMENVPEDVEMISMGNPGCMLQMALGVQKYGRKAEIVHTVQLLDWAYQKDQENGYAKNENEILSAREG, from the coding sequence ATGTTGGTAGAAAAGGTGAAAAATAATGAACCGGCTTGTTCGACCATCAGTTTAAGTAACTATTTCCCAGAGGATCACCCTGATGAGAATAAATGGGCAGACTGTGTCCACTGCGGGATGTGCTTGGAGTCTTGTCCAACTTATTTAGAAACGGGACAGGAACAGCATTCTCCGAGAGGGCGTGTCCATTTAATTAAATCTGTTGCAGAGGGAAAGATTGGATTGAATGAACAATTCATGGATCCCGTTTTCCAATGTCTTGATTGTCGTGCATGTACCACAGCTTGTCCAGCAGATGTAGATGTAGGAGGGCTTATTGAAGAAGCAAGAGGGCAAGTTCGGCAAGCTATGCCTCTGACAGGGGTGAAAGGTGTCGTTAGCAAATTTTTCTTGCAAGGTTTATTTCCACATAAAAACCGTCTCCATACGATTAGTGGACTTTTGAAATTTTATCAAACGAGTGGTCTTCAAAAAGCTGTCCGTAAAACTGGGGCCATTCGAGTTATGCCTAGTCACCTTGCTGAAATGGAATCGATCATGCCAAAGGTAAAGAAATCAGTACAAAACAGATACAAGGATGTTGAAGTAATCCCCGCAAAAGGTGAGGCGAAATCAAGAGTAGCCATGCTAACGGGATGTATTATGGATGTTATGTTCAGCGACATCAACCAGGCAACGATTAACGTTTTGACTCATAATGGCAGTGAAGTAGCCTTGCCTAAAAAACAGACTTGTTGTGGTGCTCTACACGTTCATGCAGGGGACCGGGACACAGGTAAAAAGCTAGCCAAGCAAAATATAGAAGCATTTGGAGATGCAGACAAAGTCGTTGTCAATGCGGCTGGATGCGGCTGTGCTTTAAAAGAGTATCCTGAATTGTTCAAGGATGAGCCTGAATGGAAAGAAAAAGCGGAGGCGTTCTCGGCTAAGGTAGAGGATATTTCTAAATACCTATATGATAGCGGTTACGAAAAGCCAAGGAGTGCTTTGAACAAAAAAATCACCTATCATGATGCTTGTCATTTAGCTCACGGCCAAGGGGTGCGTCATGAGCCTCGTCAGCTTATTAATGATATACCTGGAGTAGAGTACATCGAACAGCCAAATGCAGATACATGTTGTGGCAGTGCAGGAATTTACAATATTACCAACCCTGGAATGGCGGGAGCTGTGTTAGAAAGAAAGATGGAAAATGTCCCCGAGGATGTTGAGATGATCTCGATGGGTAACCCGGGATGCATGTTGCAAATGGCTTTAGGCGTCCAAAAATATGGTAGAAAAGCAGAGATTGTTCATACTGTTCAATTGCTAGATTGGGCCTACCAGAAAGATCAAGAGAATGGATATGCGAAAAATGAGAATGAAATTTTATCTGCTAGAGAGGGGTGA
- a CDS encoding FAD-binding oxidoreductase, producing MELKELLDETVIPNKTFGNNGLSAVTPRSEKEIAEILKLAHEEGKKASIISGGTKRGYGGLIEEYDYLLSLANYKGIVEHTVGDMTVTVKPGTTIRELQSYLKEHNQMVSIDPNWPNDSTIGGVIAANESGPKRLKYGSARDLVIGLRVVYPDGSIIRTGGKVVKNVAGYDMNKLFIGSMGTLGVISEITLKLRPTPKYESLVVLSMQEDKLEELRSFAVEIQDSMIEPASLELLNPALSNKLLNRSGYNLLISFEDVENSVHFQEDWVEGHKPNGAKTDLLTGDDAREFWKEFSSLAPNGLQDQDVEEYLEAVLKIASKNLHVLDIIEETQRIQGKYHVEIEAHGGVGHGISHLILKGSQSSVTSAISHMQDFTKLKSGYATIKHLPLKLRSELNVWGETPSYYFLLQGIKAKVDPNNTLNYKRFIGGI from the coding sequence ATGGAGTTAAAAGAGTTATTGGATGAAACGGTCATCCCGAATAAGACATTCGGCAATAATGGTTTATCTGCTGTGACACCAAGAAGTGAAAAAGAGATTGCAGAAATACTTAAGCTTGCTCATGAAGAAGGCAAAAAAGCTTCCATTATTAGTGGAGGGACTAAGCGAGGCTATGGAGGGTTAATTGAGGAATACGATTATTTACTTTCTTTAGCAAACTATAAAGGGATTGTTGAACACACTGTTGGTGATATGACAGTCACTGTAAAGCCTGGCACGACCATTAGGGAACTACAAAGTTATCTTAAAGAGCACAATCAAATGGTTTCTATAGATCCAAACTGGCCTAATGATTCTACAATCGGAGGAGTAATCGCAGCAAATGAAAGTGGACCCAAAAGGTTAAAGTACGGTTCTGCACGGGATTTGGTTATTGGGCTACGTGTTGTCTATCCGGATGGAAGTATCATTCGTACTGGCGGTAAAGTCGTGAAAAATGTTGCCGGGTATGATATGAATAAGCTTTTTATTGGTTCAATGGGGACGTTAGGAGTCATTTCTGAAATCACACTGAAGTTACGTCCGACACCGAAGTACGAAAGCCTAGTGGTCCTCTCTATGCAAGAGGATAAGCTTGAAGAATTACGATCATTTGCTGTAGAGATTCAGGATTCCATGATAGAACCGGCCTCACTAGAGTTGCTAAATCCCGCCCTGTCGAACAAGCTGCTTAACAGAAGTGGTTATAATCTATTAATCTCGTTTGAAGATGTTGAGAATTCTGTCCATTTTCAGGAAGACTGGGTGGAGGGTCACAAGCCTAATGGAGCTAAGACCGACCTTTTAACAGGGGATGATGCGAGAGAGTTTTGGAAAGAGTTCTCTTCGCTCGCTCCGAATGGCCTGCAAGACCAGGATGTTGAGGAATATCTCGAGGCAGTTCTTAAGATAGCGAGTAAAAACTTACATGTGCTCGATATTATTGAAGAAACGCAAAGAATTCAGGGGAAATATCATGTAGAAATAGAGGCTCACGGGGGTGTGGGGCATGGAATAAGTCACCTTATTCTGAAGGGGTCACAATCTAGTGTTACATCGGCGATCTCTCATATGCAAGACTTTACAAAACTGAAAAGTGGTTATGCTACCATCAAACATCTTCCACTTAAACTCCGGTCTGAATTAAACGTGTGGGGAGAAACTCCTTCTTATTACTTCCTGCTCCAAGGCATTAAGGCTAAAGTAGATCCCAATAATACGTTGAACTATAAGCGATTCATAGGGGGGATATAA
- a CDS encoding LysR family transcriptional regulator — protein MDIRHLEYFSEVARHLSFTKAASTLHVSQPSISKVIKNLEEELGVPLFYRSKHLELTDAGRAVLANAKDVLEAFSNLTSELTDIMDLKKGEIKIGIPPIIGAAFFSNLISHYKEAYPLVEINLTEVGSKEIKRGVEDGSLDIGLICNIPIKKENFELIRVIKDPLMLIVHKENPLAEQNSIDLSKLEKEPFILYREDFTLYDRIMEECSMKGFAPKVVCHSSQKDFMIEMVEAKLGIALLPSKICHKINNPEIKAIPLTNSNINLELAMVWKKNKYLPFSVREFISMAEEFIIK, from the coding sequence ATGGATATTCGTCATTTAGAATATTTTTCTGAAGTTGCTAGACATTTAAGCTTCACTAAGGCTGCTTCTACATTACACGTTTCCCAACCTTCCATTAGCAAAGTAATCAAGAATTTAGAAGAAGAATTAGGTGTGCCGCTGTTTTATCGATCCAAGCACTTAGAATTAACGGATGCTGGAAGAGCGGTCTTAGCTAATGCGAAGGATGTCCTTGAGGCCTTCTCTAACCTGACATCAGAACTAACAGATATCATGGATTTAAAAAAGGGTGAAATTAAAATAGGAATCCCCCCCATTATTGGGGCCGCTTTTTTCTCCAATCTTATCAGCCACTATAAAGAAGCATACCCCTTGGTTGAGATCAACTTGACAGAGGTTGGTTCAAAAGAGATTAAACGCGGAGTAGAAGATGGGTCATTGGATATTGGTTTGATTTGCAATATCCCTATTAAAAAAGAAAATTTTGAATTAATCAGGGTTATAAAAGACCCTTTAATGCTCATTGTCCACAAAGAAAACCCCTTAGCGGAACAAAACTCAATTGATCTATCAAAATTAGAAAAAGAGCCGTTTATTTTATATCGAGAGGACTTCACCCTTTATGACCGGATTATGGAAGAGTGTTCCATGAAGGGATTCGCACCCAAAGTCGTCTGCCACAGCTCTCAAAAAGATTTCATGATCGAAATGGTAGAGGCAAAGTTAGGGATTGCATTATTACCAAGTAAGATTTGTCATAAGATTAATAATCCAGAAATTAAAGCGATTCCTTTAACTAATTCTAATATAAATTTGGAATTAGCGATGGTATGGAAAAAGAACAAGTACTTGCCTTTCAGTGTCCGTGAATTTATATCAATGGCAGAGGAATTTATTATAAAGTAA
- a CDS encoding LutC/YkgG family protein, whose protein sequence is MTKGTIQNKEMFLNNIASSLGRDRKKADVVRPVWEHQPQWSVLQDSTEDELVDVLERQCSNIHTDFVRTDMNGLEEEITRVIEKYHARSAVTWDDPRFDTFALRNNLEELQTKRGIDVFTWDALNGEESIRRAEQADVGITFSDATLAESGTVVLFSDNGKGRSVSLLPSTYVAIIPKSTIVPRMSQVTREIHQRIEGGEQVASCVNFITGPSNSADIEMNNVYGVHGPIKATYIVVKDR, encoded by the coding sequence ATGACAAAAGGTACGATTCAAAATAAAGAAATGTTTTTAAACAATATTGCAAGCAGCCTTGGCCGTGATCGGAAAAAGGCAGATGTAGTCAGACCTGTGTGGGAACATCAACCCCAATGGAGCGTACTTCAGGACAGCACTGAAGATGAGCTTGTTGATGTTCTTGAAAGGCAGTGCAGTAACATTCATACAGACTTTGTGCGCACAGATATGAACGGACTAGAGGAAGAGATCACGAGGGTGATAGAAAAATATCATGCTCGTTCGGCGGTGACCTGGGATGATCCGCGTTTTGACACATTTGCATTGCGAAATAACCTGGAGGAGCTTCAAACTAAACGGGGCATCGACGTTTTTACATGGGATGCCCTAAACGGGGAAGAAAGTATAAGAAGAGCGGAGCAGGCCGACGTTGGGATTACGTTTAGTGATGCTACGCTGGCAGAGTCAGGCACCGTGGTATTATTCAGTGACAATGGCAAAGGGCGTTCGGTTAGTTTGCTTCCTTCTACGTATGTAGCTATTATCCCGAAAAGTACCATCGTTCCTAGAATGTCGCAGGTTACAAGGGAGATTCATCAACGAATTGAAGGTGGGGAGCAGGTAGCCTCCTGTGTCAATTTCATTACCGGACCTAGTAACAGTGCTGATATCGAGATGAACAATGTCTATGGGGTGCATGGACCGATAAAAGCAACATACATCGTGGTAAAGGATCGGTGA